One genomic segment of Pseudonocardia sp. T1-2H includes these proteins:
- a CDS encoding thiolase family protein — MAEAVIVDAVRTPIGKRKGSLADVHPVDLSAYVLRALQERTGIDPNVIDDVVWGCVNQVGDQAAQIGRYAVLAAGWPETVPGVTINRACGSSQSSFDFAAGMVMSGQYDVVVAGGVEAMTRVPLGAGRDLGRPYGPLVRERYAVDLTGGEFPGEDFNQGIGAERIAAKWGFTRRRLDEYSSRSHELAAAAIDSGAFDGQLAPIPGHPDFTADEGLRRGTTPDTLAKLKPSFNEHGVIHAGNASQISDGASATLIMSAEKAKDLGLTPIARYHSGAVSGADPLMMLTGPIPATQKVLKKSGLSVADIGAFEVNEAFAPVPLAWQAELGADDKVLNPLGGAIAVGHPLGASGTILMTRLLHHMRNSDIRYGLQTMCEGGGTANATIVELL; from the coding sequence ATGGCCGAGGCCGTCATCGTCGACGCGGTCCGCACCCCCATCGGCAAGCGGAAGGGTTCGCTGGCCGACGTGCACCCCGTCGACCTCTCCGCGTACGTGCTGCGCGCCCTGCAGGAGCGCACCGGCATCGACCCGAACGTGATCGACGACGTCGTGTGGGGCTGCGTGAACCAGGTCGGGGACCAGGCGGCGCAGATCGGCCGCTACGCCGTCCTCGCCGCGGGCTGGCCGGAGACCGTGCCCGGTGTGACGATCAACCGGGCCTGCGGGTCGAGCCAGTCGTCGTTCGACTTCGCGGCCGGGATGGTGATGTCCGGGCAGTACGACGTCGTCGTCGCCGGGGGCGTCGAGGCCATGACCCGGGTGCCGCTGGGCGCCGGCCGGGACCTCGGCCGCCCCTACGGCCCGCTGGTGCGCGAGCGCTACGCCGTGGACCTGACCGGCGGCGAGTTCCCCGGCGAGGACTTCAACCAGGGCATCGGCGCCGAGCGGATCGCCGCGAAGTGGGGATTCACCCGCCGGCGCCTGGACGAGTACTCCTCGCGCAGCCATGAGCTGGCCGCCGCCGCGATCGACTCCGGCGCCTTCGACGGCCAACTGGCCCCGATCCCCGGCCACCCGGACTTCACCGCGGACGAGGGCCTGCGCCGCGGCACCACCCCGGACACGCTGGCGAAGCTCAAGCCGTCCTTCAACGAGCACGGCGTGATCCACGCGGGCAACGCCTCGCAGATCTCCGACGGCGCGTCCGCCACGCTGATCATGTCCGCCGAGAAGGCGAAGGACCTGGGGCTGACCCCGATCGCGCGCTACCACTCCGGTGCGGTCAGCGGCGCGGACCCGTTGATGATGCTGACGGGCCCGATCCCGGCGACGCAGAAGGTGCTCAAGAAGAGCGGCCTGTCGGTCGCCGACATCGGCGCGTTCGAGGTCAACGAGGCCTTCGCCCCCGTCCCGCTGGCCTGGCAGGCCGAGCTGGGCGCCGACGACAAGGTGCTCAACCCCCTCGGCGGCGCGATCGCCGTCGGCCACCCGCTCGGCGCGTCCGGCACGATCCTGATGACCCGACTGCTGCACCACATGCGCAACAGCGACATCCGCTACGGCTTGCAGACCATGTGCGAGGGCGGCGGCACCGCGAACGCCACCATCGTCGAACTCCTCTGA
- a CDS encoding LysR substrate-binding domain-containing protein, with protein MTTNARLRALVELAETGSVRRAAERLVVTESSVSSSVSALTADVGTPLVTRHGRGVRLTPAGERYAEYARRILGLHAEAVLAAHAEADPEHGAVRLGAVTTAGEFLIPDMLASFREKHPGVVLRLEVAPRGLIWPMLARHEVDLVVAGRPPDDLFPARVRAVSPNSLVVVGAPDERPDFDPARVTWLLREPASGMRATCAALLERLDVSPPQMTLGSNGAVIAAAVAGLGVTLVSRHAVSRELGSGALVELPVPGVPLDRPWHVVSQPDPTPSTRLLIEHVLAVPALDWREPRS; from the coding sequence GTGACCACCAACGCCAGGCTGCGCGCGCTGGTCGAGCTGGCCGAGACCGGCTCGGTCCGCCGGGCGGCCGAACGTCTGGTGGTGACCGAGTCGTCCGTGTCCTCCTCGGTCAGCGCCCTCACCGCGGACGTGGGCACCCCGCTCGTCACCCGGCACGGCCGCGGCGTCCGGTTGACCCCGGCCGGGGAACGCTACGCCGAGTACGCCCGCCGGATCCTCGGCCTGCACGCCGAGGCCGTCCTCGCGGCCCACGCGGAGGCGGATCCCGAGCACGGCGCGGTCCGGCTCGGCGCGGTCACCACCGCCGGGGAGTTCCTGATCCCGGACATGCTCGCCTCCTTCCGCGAGAAGCACCCCGGCGTGGTGCTGCGGCTGGAGGTAGCGCCACGGGGCCTGATCTGGCCGATGCTGGCGCGTCACGAGGTCGACCTCGTGGTTGCGGGACGGCCGCCGGACGACCTGTTCCCCGCCAGGGTGCGGGCGGTGAGCCCTAATTCGCTGGTCGTGGTCGGTGCGCCGGACGAACGCCCCGATTTCGACCCGGCCCGGGTGACCTGGCTGCTGCGCGAGCCGGCGTCGGGGATGCGGGCGACCTGCGCCGCCCTGCTGGAGCGCCTGGACGTCTCCCCGCCGCAGATGACACTCGGCTCGAACGGCGCGGTCATCGCCGCGGCCGTGGCCGGGCTCGGCGTCACGCTCGTGTCGCGGCATGCCGTCAGCCGCGAGCTGGGCTCCGGCGCACTGGTCGAGCTGCCGGTTCCCGGCGTCCCGCTCGACCGGCCATGGCACGTCGTCAGCCAGCCGGACCCGACGCCGTCCACCCGGCTGCTGATCGAGCACGTGCTCGCCGTCCCGGCGCTCGACTGGCGCGAACCCCGCTCCTGA
- a CDS encoding TMEM165/GDT1 family protein — MHDVLFAFALSFGVIFVAELGDKSQLMALTFATRYKTWPVLIGITIATSLVHLVSVAIGFGLGSSLPTGWIALVAAIAFFGFGAWTLRGDSLTDEEEAKAGRRARSAVVAVSVAFFLAELGDKTMLATITLATQHGWFGVWLGSTLGMVVADALAIVVGRQLGKRLPEKTIRYGASVLFVLFGAVLLVDSIGQLSGRPAWDVVAGALNHHLAGWIALALGVVTIVGGAYGRRWARAGARRSPLAAGVGSPAWWSRVLFGLALLLGLAAPLLVAADVIQPFQLFSRPSYVVVGAGVLLLGLALLLASLAQLGSARRRGGAPLALATSGLYSRVRYPAFTGMIVATAGLLVMVPTALALLATVLIVVAVQIQARGVREPGLSREARGGLRELRGPHRPLPAAGPPAGARAHPGDAGGHGPPARGLSPGPARRRATSGREVALLVVPGQEYQVGSGSSSRSRKAPTSRRL; from the coding sequence GTGCACGACGTCCTGTTCGCGTTCGCGCTGAGCTTCGGGGTCATCTTCGTCGCCGAGCTCGGCGACAAGTCGCAGCTCATGGCTCTGACGTTCGCGACCCGCTACAAGACATGGCCGGTACTCATCGGCATCACGATCGCCACGTCGCTCGTCCACCTGGTGTCCGTGGCCATCGGTTTCGGCCTCGGCTCGTCGCTGCCCACGGGCTGGATCGCGCTCGTCGCGGCCATCGCCTTCTTCGGTTTCGGCGCGTGGACCTTGCGTGGTGACTCGCTCACCGACGAGGAGGAGGCGAAGGCCGGGCGCAGGGCGCGCTCCGCCGTCGTCGCCGTGTCGGTGGCGTTCTTCCTGGCCGAGCTCGGCGACAAGACGATGCTCGCCACGATCACCCTGGCCACCCAGCACGGCTGGTTCGGCGTCTGGCTCGGCTCCACGCTCGGCATGGTCGTCGCGGACGCGCTCGCGATCGTCGTCGGCCGCCAGCTGGGCAAGCGGCTGCCGGAGAAGACGATCCGCTACGGCGCCTCGGTGCTGTTCGTGCTGTTCGGCGCCGTGCTGCTGGTCGACTCGATCGGGCAGCTCAGCGGTCGCCCCGCCTGGGACGTCGTGGCCGGGGCGCTCAACCACCACCTCGCGGGCTGGATCGCGCTGGCGCTCGGCGTCGTCACGATCGTGGGCGGGGCGTACGGCCGCCGGTGGGCGCGGGCCGGTGCGCGGCGCTCGCCGCTCGCCGCCGGGGTGGGCTCCCCGGCGTGGTGGTCCCGGGTGCTCTTCGGGCTCGCCCTGTTGCTCGGCCTGGCGGCGCCGCTGCTCGTGGCGGCGGACGTCATCCAGCCGTTCCAGCTGTTCAGCCGGCCCAGCTACGTCGTGGTCGGGGCGGGTGTCCTGCTCCTCGGTCTCGCGTTGCTGCTGGCCTCGCTCGCGCAGCTGGGCTCGGCGCGCAGGCGCGGCGGCGCGCCGCTCGCGCTCGCCACGAGCGGCCTCTACTCGCGGGTGCGCTACCCCGCGTTCACCGGCATGATCGTGGCGACGGCGGGCCTGCTGGTGATGGTGCCCACCGCGCTCGCGCTGCTCGCGACGGTGCTCATCGTCGTCGCGGTGCAGATCCAGGCGCGCGGGGTGCGGGAGCCGGGCCTGAGCCGGGAAGCTCGGGGAGGACTACGCGAACTACGTGGCCCGCACCGGCCGCTTCCTGCCGCGGGTCCGCCCGCCGGAGCCCGAGCACACCCCGGGGATGCCGGCGGACACGGACCGCCAGCGCGTGGGCTGAGCCCCGGACCGGCACGGAGAAGGGCCACCTCAGGTCGTGAGGTGGCCCTTCTCGTCGTCCCGGGTCAGGAGTACCAGGTCGGCTCCGGGAGCTCGTCGCGCAGCAGGAAGGCCCCCACCTCGCGGCGCTTGTAG
- a CDS encoding form I ribulose bisphosphate carboxylase large subunit — MTNRWNAGVIPYAEMGYWQPDYVPKDTDVLCAFRITPQEGVPPEEAGAAVAGESSTATWTVVWTDRLTSYEHYQAKCYKVEAVPGTPGQYIAWIAYDLDLFEEGSIANLTSSIIGNVFGFKPLKALRLEDMRIPVTYVKTFQGPAHGIVMEREYLNKYGRPLLGATTKPKLGLSARNYGRVVYEALRGGLDFTKDDENINSQPFMRWRDRFLFVMEAVNRAQAATGEIKGHYLNVTAGTMEQMYERANFAKELGSVVVMIDLTIGYTAIQSMANWARANGVILHLHRAGHGTYTRQKTHGISFRVISKWMRLAGVDHIHAGTVVGKLEGDPYSTAGFYETLRDNNVEADPVKGLYFDQDWASMPPVMPVASGGIHAGQMHQLLHYLGEDVVLQFGGGTIGHPMGIAAGAEANRVALEAMIKARNEGVDYYKEGEEILRKAASKNRALDMALATWGDITFNYESTDVPDVVATPTTV, encoded by the coding sequence ATGACGAACCGCTGGAACGCCGGGGTCATCCCCTACGCCGAGATGGGTTACTGGCAGCCCGACTACGTCCCCAAGGACACCGACGTGTTGTGCGCCTTCCGGATCACCCCGCAGGAGGGGGTGCCGCCGGAGGAGGCGGGCGCCGCCGTGGCGGGGGAGTCGAGCACCGCGACGTGGACGGTCGTGTGGACCGACCGGCTCACCAGCTACGAGCACTACCAGGCCAAGTGCTACAAGGTGGAGGCCGTCCCGGGCACGCCGGGGCAGTACATCGCCTGGATCGCCTACGACCTCGACCTGTTCGAGGAGGGCTCGATCGCGAACCTGACGAGCTCGATCATCGGCAACGTGTTCGGGTTCAAGCCGCTCAAGGCGCTGCGCCTGGAGGACATGCGGATCCCCGTCACCTACGTGAAGACGTTCCAGGGCCCGGCGCACGGGATCGTGATGGAGCGCGAGTACCTCAACAAGTACGGCCGCCCGCTGCTCGGCGCGACCACGAAGCCGAAGCTGGGCCTGTCCGCACGTAACTACGGCCGCGTCGTCTACGAGGCGCTGCGCGGTGGCCTGGACTTCACCAAGGACGACGAGAACATCAACTCGCAGCCGTTCATGCGCTGGCGGGACCGCTTCCTGTTCGTCATGGAGGCGGTCAACCGTGCGCAGGCCGCGACCGGCGAGATCAAGGGCCACTACCTCAACGTCACCGCCGGGACGATGGAGCAGATGTACGAGCGGGCGAACTTCGCCAAGGAGCTCGGCTCGGTCGTCGTGATGATCGACCTCACGATCGGCTACACCGCGATCCAGTCGATGGCGAATTGGGCCCGGGCCAACGGCGTGATCCTGCACCTGCACCGCGCGGGGCACGGCACCTACACCCGGCAGAAGACCCACGGCATCAGCTTCCGGGTGATCTCCAAGTGGATGCGGCTGGCCGGTGTCGACCACATCCACGCCGGGACCGTCGTCGGGAAGCTGGAGGGCGACCCGTACTCCACGGCGGGCTTCTACGAGACCCTGCGTGACAACAACGTCGAGGCCGACCCGGTCAAGGGTCTGTACTTCGACCAGGACTGGGCGTCGATGCCCCCGGTGATGCCGGTGGCCTCCGGCGGCATCCACGCCGGCCAGATGCACCAGCTGCTCCACTACCTGGGCGAGGACGTCGTCCTCCAGTTCGGTGGCGGCACGATCGGGCACCCCATGGGCATCGCGGCCGGTGCCGAGGCGAACCGGGTGGCGCTCGAGGCGATGATCAAGGCGCGGAACGAGGGTGTCGACTACTACAAGGAGGGCGAGGAGATCCTCCGGAAGGCCGCCTCCAAGAACCGCGCTCTGGACATGGCCCTGGCCACGTGGGGCGACATCACCTTCAACTACGAGTCCACCGACGTCCCCGACGTCGTCGCGACGCCGACGACAGTCTGA
- a CDS encoding class I fructose-bisphosphate aldolase, with translation MGSCRQIAAQMVAPGKGVLAADESIGTMSSRLEKAGVEATTEHRRRYRELLAATPGLADGASGIIFCDETLGQTFADGTPFARAVLALGILPGIKVDTGAKPCPGLPGETVTDGLDGLTGRLAHYAEIGAAFAKWRAVYVITDELPSPGALRSNGNALARYAAACQAAGIAPIVEPEVLMDGAHSIERCAEVTAAVHAAVREELALLGVDLAGIVLKPNMVIEGKGNPEQSSPERVAEATVEVLRAWPDELAGVTFLSGGQSPECATANLEAMQHHRTPWPLTFSFGRALVDPALAAWHGDPALVEAGQAALAERVAANSAAVRRRAQLQPA, from the coding sequence ATGGGTTCGTGCAGACAGATCGCGGCGCAGATGGTGGCCCCCGGAAAGGGCGTCCTCGCCGCGGACGAGAGCATCGGCACGATGTCCAGCCGGCTGGAGAAGGCGGGGGTCGAGGCCACCACCGAGCACCGGCGCCGCTACCGGGAACTGCTGGCAGCGACGCCGGGACTGGCCGACGGCGCCTCGGGGATCATCTTCTGCGACGAGACCCTGGGGCAGACCTTCGCCGACGGGACACCGTTCGCCCGGGCCGTACTCGCGCTGGGCATCCTGCCCGGCATCAAGGTCGACACCGGCGCCAAGCCCTGTCCGGGGCTGCCCGGGGAGACGGTCACCGATGGCCTCGACGGCCTGACCGGCCGGCTGGCGCACTACGCCGAGATCGGCGCGGCGTTCGCCAAGTGGCGCGCCGTCTACGTCATCACCGACGAGCTGCCCAGCCCAGGAGCCCTGCGCAGCAACGGCAACGCCCTGGCCCGCTACGCGGCGGCCTGCCAGGCGGCCGGGATCGCGCCGATCGTCGAGCCCGAGGTCCTGATGGACGGCGCCCACTCGATCGAGCGCTGCGCGGAGGTCACAGCCGCGGTGCACGCGGCGGTCCGCGAGGAGCTCGCGCTACTGGGCGTCGACCTGGCCGGGATCGTGCTCAAGCCCAACATGGTGATCGAGGGCAAGGGCAACCCTGAGCAGTCCTCGCCGGAGCGGGTCGCCGAGGCCACCGTCGAGGTGCTGCGCGCCTGGCCCGACGAGCTGGCCGGCGTCACGTTCCTCTCCGGCGGGCAGTCGCCCGAGTGCGCGACCGCCAACCTCGAGGCGATGCAGCACCACCGCACGCCCTGGCCGCTGACGTTCTCGTTCGGCCGCGCCCTGGTGGACCCGGCGCTGGCGGCGTGGCACGGCGACCCGGCCCTGGTCGAGGCCGGGCAGGCCGCGCTCGCCGAGCGCGTCGCCGCCAACTCGGCCGCAGTGCGACGGCGGGCGCAGCTGCAGCCGGCCTGA
- a CDS encoding ribulose bisphosphate carboxylase small subunit gives MRVTQGTFSYLPDFTDEEISEQIEYCLDNDWPLSVEFTDDPHPRNVYWEMWGLPMFDLKDPAGVLAEVNACRAAEPNTYIRLTAYDARLGRQTTALSFIVQRPAEEPGFQLERQEAQDRQIRYTTRAYATDRPVGNRYREG, from the coding sequence GTGCGCGTCACCCAGGGCACCTTCTCCTACCTGCCCGACTTCACCGACGAGGAGATCTCCGAGCAGATCGAGTACTGCTTGGATAACGACTGGCCGCTGTCGGTGGAGTTCACCGACGACCCCCACCCCCGCAACGTCTACTGGGAGATGTGGGGTCTGCCGATGTTCGACCTCAAGGACCCGGCCGGGGTGCTGGCCGAGGTCAACGCCTGCCGAGCCGCCGAGCCGAACACCTACATCCGGCTCACCGCCTACGACGCGCGGCTGGGCCGCCAGACCACGGCGCTGTCGTTCATCGTGCAGCGGCCCGCCGAGGAACCCGGGTTCCAGCTCGAGCGGCAGGAGGCCCAGGACCGCCAGATCCGCTACACGACCCGCGCCTACGCGACCGACCGCCCCGTCGGGAACCGTTACCGAGAGGGGTGA
- the cbbX gene encoding CbbX protein encodes METGQGTPFGYRPSQAPGPDPAEEETVEHLPADAVVDLAAARREAGIDDVLAKLNTELVGLAPVKTRIEEIASLLLIDRMRERYGITARRPTLHMCFTGNPGTGKTTVALRMADLLHRLGYLRRGHLVSVTRDDLVGEYVGHTAPKTKDVIKRAMGGLLFIDEAYYLYKVENDRDYGSESIEILLQVMESNRDDLVVILAGYADKMDVFFAANPGMQSRIAHHITFPDYTVTELEEIAVLMTDELAYRFSDEARVVLRRYLERRVGQPWFANARSVRNAMERARLRQARRLLDQEDPRVDLAALMTIEASDLLASRVFNEDADTTTVRSA; translated from the coding sequence GTGGAGACCGGACAGGGCACTCCGTTCGGTTACCGGCCGAGCCAGGCGCCCGGACCGGACCCCGCGGAGGAAGAGACCGTCGAGCACCTCCCCGCCGACGCCGTGGTCGACCTGGCCGCGGCCCGACGGGAAGCCGGCATCGACGACGTGCTGGCGAAGCTGAACACCGAGCTGGTCGGTCTGGCGCCGGTGAAGACCCGCATCGAGGAGATCGCCTCCCTGCTGCTGATCGACCGGATGCGGGAGCGATACGGGATCACCGCGAGACGACCGACCTTGCACATGTGCTTCACCGGCAACCCCGGAACCGGCAAGACGACGGTGGCGCTGCGGATGGCCGACCTGCTGCACCGGCTGGGCTACCTGCGCCGCGGCCACCTGGTCAGCGTCACCCGGGACGACCTCGTCGGGGAGTACGTCGGCCACACCGCGCCGAAGACCAAGGACGTCATCAAGCGGGCGATGGGGGGCCTGCTGTTCATCGACGAGGCGTACTACCTGTACAAGGTCGAGAACGACCGGGACTACGGATCCGAGTCGATCGAGATCCTGCTGCAGGTCATGGAGAGCAACCGCGACGACCTCGTGGTCATCCTGGCCGGGTATGCCGACAAGATGGACGTCTTCTTCGCGGCGAACCCGGGGATGCAGAGCCGCATCGCCCACCACATCACGTTCCCGGACTACACGGTCACCGAGCTGGAGGAGATCGCGGTCCTGATGACCGACGAGCTGGCCTACCGGTTCTCCGACGAGGCTCGTGTCGTCCTGCGCCGCTACCTGGAGCGGCGCGTCGGGCAGCCGTGGTTCGCCAATGCGCGGAGCGTTCGCAACGCGATGGAGCGGGCCCGGTTGCGGCAGGCACGTAGGCTCCTGGATCAGGAGGACCCGCGGGTCGACCTGGCGGCCTTGATGACCATCGAGGCGTCCGACCTGCTTGCGAGCCGGGTGTTCAATGAGGACGCCGACACCACGACGGTGCGCTCGGCCTGA
- a CDS encoding PDZ domain-containing protein gives MAAVTPGGPAEAAGLKQGDVVTKVGDASVGDFSDLVARIGAYSPGDKVTLTVGTGASARTVDVTLGSIQDTGATTSSGGSTSQQRDPFGGLNPFGNNGGGSGSGGSGSGGSGSGGN, from the coding sequence ATCGCCGCCGTCACCCCCGGCGGCCCGGCCGAGGCGGCCGGGCTGAAGCAGGGCGACGTCGTCACGAAGGTCGGGGACGCCTCCGTCGGGGACTTCTCGGACCTGGTCGCCCGGATCGGCGCCTACTCCCCCGGCGACAAGGTCACCCTGACCGTCGGCACCGGGGCCTCCGCGCGGACCGTCGACGTCACCCTCGGCAGCATCCAGGACACCGGCGCGACGACGAGCAGCGGGGGCTCCACCTCACAGCAGCGGGACCCGTTCGGCGGGCTCAACCCGTTCGGCAACAACGGTGGCGGCTCGGGCTCGGGCGGTTCGGGCTCCGGCGGTTCGGGCTCCGGCGGCAACTGA
- a CDS encoding crotonase/enoyl-CoA hydratase family protein produces the protein MAESGDAVVLTEREGAVLVITLNRPQVRNAVNGELGRAVAAALDELDGDPTLSVGILTGAGGTFCAGMDLKAFLAGDTPSIEGRGLAGITLTPPKTPIIAAVEGYALAGGCEIALACDMIVAARDAKFGLPETKRSLVAGAGGLFRLPERIPRGIALEYALTGEHFGAEPAHAWGLVNRLTEPGEALAGALELARQIGANGPLAVRATKEIVVGAPDWPVEERWSRQEEIMRPVFTSSDAREGATAFAEKRAPVWKGE, from the coding sequence ATGGCCGAATCAGGCGACGCGGTGGTCCTGACCGAGCGCGAGGGGGCGGTCCTGGTGATCACCCTCAACCGCCCGCAGGTACGGAACGCGGTGAACGGCGAGCTGGGACGAGCGGTGGCCGCCGCGCTCGACGAGCTCGACGGGGACCCGACGCTCTCCGTCGGGATCCTCACCGGCGCGGGCGGCACGTTCTGCGCGGGGATGGACCTCAAGGCGTTCCTCGCGGGGGACACGCCGTCGATCGAGGGGCGGGGCCTGGCGGGAATCACCCTGACCCCGCCGAAGACGCCGATCATCGCCGCGGTCGAGGGCTACGCGCTGGCCGGCGGCTGCGAGATCGCCCTCGCCTGCGACATGATCGTCGCCGCGCGGGACGCGAAGTTCGGGCTGCCGGAGACGAAGCGGTCGCTCGTCGCCGGCGCGGGCGGGCTGTTCCGGCTGCCGGAGCGGATCCCCCGCGGCATCGCGCTGGAGTACGCACTGACGGGCGAGCACTTCGGCGCCGAGCCCGCGCACGCCTGGGGCCTGGTGAACCGGCTGACCGAGCCGGGCGAGGCGCTGGCCGGGGCGCTGGAGCTGGCCCGGCAGATCGGGGCCAACGGCCCGCTGGCCGTCCGGGCGACGAAGGAGATCGTCGTCGGGGCGCCGGACTGGCCCGTGGAGGAGCGCTGGTCCCGCCAGGAGGAGATCATGCGGCCCGTCTTCACCTCCTCCGACGCCCGGGAGGGCGCCACCGCGTTCGCCGAGAAGCGGGCGCCCGTGTGGAAGGGCGAGTGA
- a CDS encoding S1C family serine protease: MTDEQRGQTRPDGDVADATRARDTRTQQNDPIDGPTDVVASPAQPVGEKAEGAVNGTDGADRPTAVHAASAAGSYSPYTTQPHTPGQYGGQQYGSQQYAAQARYGAYGYGGQQGHGAPYGAPAYGPYAGAQQGPATPGTGSPGGASGPGGPTDPPGGHTTVLDGDRPRRSRPMVGIVAAALIAGLVGGGAGFGGAYALLDGSPSSSTTTLTGTPASGTNASATTNGTVAAAAAKAMPSTVDIRVTTGQGTAEGSGVVLTSDGDVLTNNHVVAGSTGPISVTLADGSTHTATVVGTSPSYDLAVLKLNGVSGLTAATLGRTSDVQVGQQVVAIGSPQGLTGTVTTGIVSALNRTVAVEGEDGTGVVYNGLQTDTAINQGNSGGPLVNLDGQVVGINSAIATSGSGSTGSIGLGFAIPVDQARRVAQEIMNTGKATKPVLGVQGNASTSSSPSGAGAPPSPPSPPAARPRRPG, translated from the coding sequence ATGACCGACGAGCAGCGGGGGCAGACCCGGCCCGATGGGGACGTTGCGGACGCCACCAGGGCACGGGACACCCGGACCCAGCAGAACGACCCCATCGACGGGCCGACCGATGTCGTCGCCTCGCCCGCGCAGCCCGTGGGCGAGAAGGCCGAGGGTGCGGTCAACGGCACCGACGGCGCGGACCGCCCCACCGCGGTGCACGCCGCGTCGGCAGCGGGCTCCTACAGCCCGTACACGACCCAGCCACACACTCCGGGCCAGTACGGCGGACAGCAGTACGGATCGCAGCAGTACGCGGCGCAGGCCCGCTACGGCGCCTACGGATACGGTGGGCAGCAGGGCCACGGCGCGCCCTACGGCGCCCCGGCCTACGGCCCCTACGCGGGCGCCCAGCAGGGCCCTGCCACGCCGGGCACCGGGAGCCCGGGCGGCGCGAGCGGCCCCGGCGGGCCGACGGACCCGCCCGGCGGTCACACCACCGTCCTCGACGGCGACCGGCCCCGCAGGTCCCGGCCGATGGTCGGCATCGTCGCGGCCGCCCTGATCGCCGGCCTCGTCGGCGGCGGCGCCGGGTTCGGGGGCGCGTACGCGCTGCTGGACGGCAGCCCCAGCAGCAGCACCACCACGCTGACCGGCACCCCGGCGTCCGGGACGAACGCCTCCGCCACCACGAACGGCACGGTCGCCGCGGCCGCCGCCAAGGCGATGCCCAGCACCGTCGACATCCGGGTGACCACCGGCCAGGGCACCGCGGAGGGCTCGGGCGTCGTCCTGACCTCCGACGGGGACGTGCTGACCAACAACCACGTCGTGGCGGGCTCGACCGGGCCGATCAGCGTGACGCTGGCGGACGGCTCGACGCACACCGCGACGGTCGTCGGTACCTCGCCGAGCTACGACCTCGCCGTCCTCAAGCTCAACGGCGTCTCCGGGCTCACCGCGGCCACGCTCGGCCGGACCTCCGACGTCCAGGTCGGCCAGCAGGTCGTCGCGATCGGGTCCCCGCAGGGCCTGACCGGTACCGTGACCACCGGCATCGTCAGCGCGCTGAACCGCACCGTCGCCGTCGAGGGCGAGGACGGCACCGGCGTCGTCTACAACGGCCTGCAGACGGACACCGCGATCAACCAGGGCAACTCCGGCGGCCCGCTGGTGAACCTGGACGGCCAGGTCGTCGGCATCAACTCCGCGATCGCCACGTCCGGCAGCGGCAGCACGGGCAGCATCGGCCTCGGCTTCGCCATCCCGGTGGACCAGGCCCGCCGCGTCGCGCAGGAGATCATGAACACCGGTAAGGCGACCAAGCCGGTGCTCGGGGTCCAGGGGAACGCCTCCACCAGCTCGTCGCCGTCCGGGGCGGGGGCGCCACCATCGCCGCCGTCACCCCCGGCGGCCCGGCCGAGGCGGCCGGGCTGA